A window from Dunckerocampus dactyliophorus isolate RoL2022-P2 chromosome 15, RoL_Ddac_1.1, whole genome shotgun sequence encodes these proteins:
- the LOC129195050 gene encoding LOW QUALITY PROTEIN: phenylalanine-4-hydroxylase-like (The sequence of the model RefSeq protein was modified relative to this genomic sequence to represent the inferred CDS: inserted 1 base in 1 codon; substituted 4 bases at 4 genomic stop codons): protein MGVLLIERGDLWSGASTRCTLSHAPRTSARSSTGSTSAWTPTCSHAWDEVIDGLRMQISSVKGFTDPMYRAPRKEFTDIAYNYRHGQPIPRVECMEEERATCGTAFEELKTLXSAHACLQAGQHSAAGGHVLLPVDFQQDPIAPNLSLVLTNRSPTVCTVFRCRSVASLLSSEDFLAGLTFREDICLSTLSADPGFAQFSQEIGLASLGAPDEYMCXLAWFVQVNWFTTDCGLCKQGSETRAFGAGLLSSFGKLQXXLTDKPNLLHFDPLKTSLQKYPITVYXAESFDDAKEKVRKFAAGIPRLFWVRFNSRLPSSSFILKCSFLRHFVSSYPCRGNWEIVQSPAEK from the exons ATGGGGGTGTTGCTCATTGAACGTGGTGATTTGTG GAGCGGGGCATCAACTAGATGCACATTGAGTCACGCCCCTCGAACATCAGCAAGGAGCAGCACGGGTTCTACATCAGCGTGGACTCCAACCTGCTCCCATGCCTGGGATGAGGTCATCGACGGCCTGCGAATGCAAATCAGCAG CGTCAAGGGCTTCACAGACCCCATGTACCGGGCCCCCAGGAAGGAGTTTACTGATATCGCCTACAACTATAGACA tggcCAGCCCATCCCACGGGTGGAGTGTATGGAGGAGGAAAGGGCCACCTGTGGCACCGCGTTCGAGGAGCTGAAGACCCTGTAATCGGCTCACGCATGTCTGCAGGCGGGACAACATTCCGCAGCTGGAGGACATGTGCTGCTTCCTGTTGATTTTCAACAAGACCCTATCGCCCCTAATCTGTCGTTGGTTTTGACAAACCGATCTCCCACAGTCTGCACCGTTTTCCGATGTCGATCAGTGGCCAGCCTGCTCTCCTCCGAGGATTTCCTCGCCGGTCTCACTTTTCGTGA AGATATCTGCTTGTCGACCCTTTCTGCTGATCCAGGTTTTGCCCAGTTCTCACAG gaGATTGGTCTGGCTTCCCTTGGTGCCCCCGACGAGTACAT GTGTTGACTGGCCTGGTTCGTGCAGGTCAACTGGTTCACCACGGACTGTGGTCTGTGCAAGCAGGGATCTGAGACCAGAGCTTTTGGAGCAGGCTTGTTGTCCTCATTTGGTAAG TTACAGTGATGACTGACCGACAAGCCTAATCTGCTGCACTTTGACCCGCTTAAGACCAGCCTCCAAAAGTACCCGATCACAGTGT TAGCCGAGAGCTTTGACGATGCTAAAGAAAAAGTCAG AAAGTTTGCCGCCGGCATTCCCCGGCTGTTTTGGGTGCGCTTCAACAGCAGGCTGCCTTCGTCCTCCTTTATTTTGAAGTGCAGCTTCCTCAGGCACTTTGTTTCTTCTTATCCCTGCAGGGGAAATTGGGAAATTGTGCAAAGCCCTGCAGAAAAATGA